The Musa acuminata AAA Group cultivar baxijiao chromosome BXJ2-2, Cavendish_Baxijiao_AAA, whole genome shotgun sequence genome has a segment encoding these proteins:
- the LOC135605959 gene encoding calcium-transporting ATPase 1, endoplasmic reticulum-type-like, with translation MGQSGQDQEHRNGVGPQPPPPPPQSFPAWARSTAECQAEFAVSAVAGLRSEEVAWRREIYGWNELEKHSGPSIWRLVLGQFEDTLVRILLAAAVVSFLLAWYDGDRGGGGEAGLTAFVEPLVIFLILVVNAVVGVWQENNAEKALEALKEIQSEHAAVRRDGKLIPTLSARELVPGDIVELRVGDKVPADMRVLQLISSTFRVDQGSLTGESAAVNKTNRAANSEDTDIQGKECMVFAGTTVVNGSCVCLVTQTGMNTEIGKIHLQIHEACQSDDETPLKKKLNEFGEVLTAIIGVICAFVWLINVKYFLTWEYADGWPRHFKFSFEKCTYYFEIAVALAVAAIPEGLPAVITTSLALGTRKMAQKNALVRRLPSVETLGCTTVICSDKTGTLTTNQMSAVRIVAMGRQTNDLRKFKVVGATYDPCDGEIHDWPAENMDDNLQMIAKIAAVCNDASISNSGHQYVASGMPTEAALKVLVEKMGIPGGFDPSSLESSEILRCCEWWNGCARRVATLEFDRVRKSMGVIVKSDSGSNSLLVKGAVESLLERCSYIQLLDGSVMQLDESTKNLVLEALHEMSTNALRCLGFAYKDDISEFATYDGEDHPAHKLLLDPSNYSSVESELIFVGLVGLRDPPRQEVHKAIKDCKAAGIRVIVITGDNKETAEAICREIGVFSPNEDISYASFTGKEFMSLSDKKNRLRQKGGLLFSRAEPKHKQEIVRLLKEDGEVVAMTGDGVNDAPALKLADIGIAMGISGTEVAKEASDMVLADDNFSTIVAAVGEGRSIYNNMKSFIRYMISSNIGEVASIFLTAALGIPEGLIPVQLLWVNLVTDGPPATALGFNPPDRDIMKKPPRRTDESLISAWILFRYLVIGLYVGIATVGVFIIWYTHGSFLGIDLSGDGHTLLTYSQLTNWAQCSAWEGFSVAPFTAGNHLFSFDTNPCEYFQSGKVKATTLSLSVLVAIEMFNSFNALSEDGSLLTVHPWANPWLLLAMCISFGLHFLIIYVPFLAQVFGIVPLSFNEWLLVLVVAFPVILIDELLKFVGRYRSSFGIQRLSKRNKVD, from the exons ATGGGGCAGAGTGGGCAGGATCAGGAGCACCGGAACGGCGTCGGGCCCCAACCCCCGCCTCCCCCTCCTCAGTCATTCCCCGCTTGGGCCCGCAGCACAGCCGAGTGCCAGGCCGAGTTCGCGGTGTCGGCGGTGGCCGGCCTTCGGTCCGAGGAGGTTGCGTGGCGGCGCGAAATATACGGGTGGAACGAACTGGAGAAGCACTCTGGGCCGTCGATCTGGCGTCTCGTCCTCGGTCAGTTCGAAGACACCCTCGTCCGGATCCTCCTCGCCGCCGCCGTTGTGTCCTTCCTCCTTGCTTGGTACGACGGCGATCGTGGCGGTGGCGGCGAGGCTGGGTTGACCGCCTTCGTCGAGCCGTTGGTGATCTTTCTCATCCTCGTCGTGAATGCTGTGGTCGGCGTGTGGCAGGAGAACAACGCAGAGAAGGCCCTGGAGGCGCTGAAGGAGATCCAATCGGAGCATGCTGCCGTCAGGAGGGACGGCAAGTTGATACCCACTTTGTCTGCTAGGGAACTCGTACCAGGAGATATCGTAGAGCTCAGGGTCGGTGATAAGGTGCCTGCTGATATGAGAGTTCTGCAACTGATAAGCTCCACCTTCAGAGTAGATCAGGGGTCTTTGACAGGGGAGAGCGCTGCAGTCAACAAGACCAATCGGGCGGCCAATTCAGAGGACACCGATATCCAGGGGAAAGAATGCATGGTGTTTGCGGGTACGACGGTCGTGAACGGGAGCTGTGTTTGCTTGGTCACGCAGACCGGAATGAACACGGAGATTGGTAAGATACACTTGCAGATTCATGAAGCTTGTCAGAGCGACGACGAGACTCCATTGAAGAAGAAACTGAATGAGTTCGGGGAGGTCCTGACAGCTATAATAGGCGTAATCTGTGCTTTCGTTTGGCTTATCAACGTGAAGTACTTCCTCACTTGGGAGTACGCTGATGGCTGGCCGAGACATTTCAAGTTTTCGTTTGAGAAATGCACCTATTACTTTGAGATAGCAGTGGCCTTGGCAGTCGCTGCTATCCCAGAGGGTCTTCCAGCAGTGATTACAACTAGCCTGGCATTGGGTACGCGAAAGATGGCGCAGAAGAATGCGCTGGTGCGAAGGTTGCCGAGCGTTGAGACTCTGGGATGCACGACGGTCATTTGTTCTGATAAGACTGGCACGCTAACTACAAATCAGATGTCGGCAGTGAGAATTGTAGCTATGGGCCGGCAGACCAATGATCTCAGAAAATTCAAAGTTGTTGGTGCTACATATGACCCGTGTGATGGAGAGATACATGATTGGCCGGCTGAGAATATGGATGACAACCTTCAGATGATCGCAAAGATCGCTGCTGTTTGTAATGATGCGAGCATCTCAAACTCAGGTCATCAGTATGTTGCGAGTGGAATGCCCACTGAAGCTGCTCTGAAG GTTCTAGTTGAGAAAATGGGAATTCCTGGTGGCTTTGATCCTTCGTCCTTGGAATCTTCTGAGATATTAC GTTGCTGTGAATGGTGGAATGGGTGTGCACGTAGGGTTGCGACCCTTGAATTTGATCGAGTTCGAAAATCAATGGGAGTTATTGTGAAATCAGACTCAGGAAGCAATTCATTACTTGTGAAG GGAGCTGTCGAAAGTTTGTTAGAGAGATGTTCCTACATTCAGTTGCTTGATGGTTCCGTTATGCAGTTGGATGAGAGTACAAAAAATCTTGTCCTAGAAGCGCTTCATGAGATGTCGACCAATGCGTTGCGTTGTTTAGGTTTTGCATATAAAGATGATATATCAGAATTTGCTACATATGATGGTGAAGATCATCCTGCTCATAAGCTTTTACTTGATCCATCTAATTACTCATCTGTCGAGAGCGAACTCATCTTTGTCGGCTTGGTTGGACTGAGG GATCCTCCTCGGCAAGAAGTTCACAAAGCAATCAAGGATTGTAAAGCAGCTGGGATTAGAGTCATTGTAATAACTGGTGATAACAAAGAAACAGCTGAAGCAATTTGCCGTGAAATTGGTGTCTTTAGCCCTAATGAGGACATTAGCTATGCAAGCTTCACAGGGAAAGAGTTTATGTCTCTCtctgataaaaaaaatagattaaggcAAAAAGGTGGACTTCTGTTCTCAAGGGCagaaccaaagcataagcaagaaATTGTGAGACTGCTAAAAGAAGACGGTGAGGTGGTTGCAATGACAGGTGATGGGGTAAATGATGCCCCTGCCCTGAAATTGGCTGATATTGGTATTGCCATGGGCATATCTGGGACAGAG GTTGCCAAGGAAGCTTCTGATATGGTGTTAGCAGATGACAATTTCAGTACAATTGTTGCTGCAGTTGGTGAAGGAAGATCTATTTATaacaacatgaaatcctttataag GTACATGATATCCTCCAACATTGGTGAAGTTGCTTCTATTTTTCTGACAGCAGCTTTAGGCATTCCTGAAGGGCTGATTCCTGTTCAGCTTTTGTGGGTCAATCTAGTCACAGATGGCCCCCCAGCAACAGCTTTGGGTTTTAACCCACCGGATAGAGATATAATGAAGAAACCCCCTCGACGAACTGATGAATCATTGATCAGTGCATGGATCCTATTTCGTTATTTG GTCATTGGCCTTTATGTTGGAATTGCTACTGTAGGTGTTTTCATCATATGGTACACACATGGATCTTTTCTGGGAATTGACTTAAGTGGAGATGGTCACACACTCCTAACCTATTCACAGCTCACCAACTGGGCCCAGTGCTCAGCTTGGGAGGGCTTCAGTGTAGCACCATTTACGGCTGGAAATCATCTTTTCTCCTTTGATACAAACCCATGTGAATATTTTCAATCAGGAAAAGTGAAGGCAACGACTCTTTCCCTCTCTGTCTTGGTGGCAATTGAGATGTTCAATTCATTCAATGCCCTGTCTGAAGATGGTAGTCTTCTAACGGTGCATCCGTGGGCCAACCCGTGGCTTCTATTGGCGATGTGTATCTCATTCGGGCTTCACTTCTTGATCATATATGTGCCTTTCCTTGCTCAGGTGTTTGGAATTGTGCCCCTCAGCTTCAACGAATGGCTTCTGGTGCTGGTGGTTGCTTTCCCGGTCATCCTTATTGATGAGTTGCTCAAGTTTGTAGGAAGGTACCGGAGCTCATTTGGTATTCAGAGACTATCTAAGAGAAACAAGGTTGATTGA